A portion of the Juglans microcarpa x Juglans regia isolate MS1-56 chromosome 1D, Jm3101_v1.0, whole genome shotgun sequence genome contains these proteins:
- the LOC121253848 gene encoding inositol transporter 1 isoform X1: protein MTIESLPGSSGYLDLYPERKMSYFKNPYVLGLTVTAGIGGLLFGYDTGVISGALLYIKDDFEVVKESSFLQETIVSMALVGAIIGAAAGGWINDYYGRKKATLIADVVFALGSVVMAAAPDPYVLIFGRLLAGLGIGVASVTAPVYIAEASPSEIRGGLVSTNVLMITGGQFISYLVNLAFTEVPGTWRWMLGVSGIPAVIQFSLMLFMPESPRWLFMKDDRSKAIDVLSKIYNFARLEDEIDYLTAQLEQELQNRSKVRYLDVFKTKEIRLAFLAGAGLQAFQQFTGINTVMYYSPTIVQMAGFESNQLALLLSLIVAGMNAAGTILGIYLIDHVGRTKLALASLSGVFVSLLILSGAFFAESSNSTNALYGWIAVLGLALYIGFFSPGMGPVPWTVNSEIYPEAYRGMCGGMAATVNWISNLIVAQSFLSLAEAAGTGATFLILAGIAAVAFVFVIVYVPETQGLTFEEVEKIWKERAWGRDRQDAERLLEQGNES from the exons ATGACGATAGAGTCCTTACCGGGGAGCTCTGGGTACTTGGACTTGTACCCGGAGAGGAAAATGTCTTATTTCAAGAACCCCTATGTGCTGGGATTGACTGTTACCGCCGGAATAGGTGGATTGCTCTTCGGCTACGACACAG GTGTGATATCTGGGGCTCTTCTGTATATTAAAGATGATTTTGAGGTGGTGAAAGAGAGTAGTTTCTTACAG GAAACAATTGTCAGCATGGCATTGGTTGGTGCAATTATTGGAGCGGCAGCAGGGGGTTGGATAAATGATTATTATGGACGTAAGAAGGCTACTCTTATTGCAGACGTAGTGTTTGCTCTTGGATCAGTTGTCATGGCTGCTGCACCAGATCCATATGTTCTTATATTTGGACGGCTTCTTGCTGGCCTGGGTATTGGTGTAGCATCTGTCACTGCTCCTGTATATATTGCAGAAGCATCACCATCAGAAATAAGGGGAGGACTAGTGAGCACAAATGTGCTTATGATAACTGGTGGACAATTTATTTCCTACCTTGTAAATCTTGCTTTTACGGAG GTCCCTGGGACATGGCGATGGATGCTTGGAGTTTCAGGTATCCCAGCTGTCATTCAGTTCTCTCTTATGCTTTTTATGCCAGAGTCCCCCCGATGGCTTTTTATGAAG GATGATAGATCTAAAGCTATTGACGTGCTTTCTAAAATTTACAACTTCGCTCGCTTAGAGGATGAAATTGACTACCTTACTGCTCAATTAGAGCAAGAACTCCAGAATCGGAGTAAAGTCAGATACTtggatgtttttaaaacaaaagaaatcagGCTTGCGTTTCTGGCTGGGGCTGGACTACAG GCATTTCAGCAGTTTACTGGTATCAACACAGTCATGTACTACAGCCCAACAATTGTCCAGATGGCCGGCTTCGAATCCAATCAGTTGGCTCTTCTCCTGTCCCTCATTGTTGCTGGTATGAATGCTGCTGGGACAATTCTAGGCATTTACCTTATTGACCATGTTGGACGGACAAAGTTGGCCCTCGCAAGCTTATCTGGTGTATTTGTATCCCTTCTCATCCTTTCTGGAGCATTTTTTGCTGAATCATCAAATTCTACAAATGCACTCTATGGATGGATTGCAGTTTTAGGGTTAGCTCTCTACATTGGTTTCTTCTCACCTGGGATGGGGCCTGTGCCTTGGACTGTGAACTCAGAGATATATCCTGAAGCCTATCGTGGAATGTGTGGGGGTATGGCAGCTACCGTGAATTGGATTTCGAATCTAATCGTGGCTCAGAGTTTTCTTTCACTTGCTGAAGCTGCCGGGACTGGTGCGACTTTCTTGATTCTTGCTGGCATAGCTGCAGTTGCATTCGTATTTGTGATTGTGTATGTACCGGAAACACAGGGATTGACATTTGAGGAAGTGGAGAAAATCTGGAAGGAGAGGGCATGGGGCAGAGATCGTCAAGATGCAGAAAGACTTCTTGAGCAGGGTAATGAATCATAG
- the LOC121253848 gene encoding inositol transporter 1 isoform X2, with protein MALVGAIIGAAAGGWINDYYGRKKATLIADVVFALGSVVMAAAPDPYVLIFGRLLAGLGIGVASVTAPVYIAEASPSEIRGGLVSTNVLMITGGQFISYLVNLAFTEVPGTWRWMLGVSGIPAVIQFSLMLFMPESPRWLFMKDDRSKAIDVLSKIYNFARLEDEIDYLTAQLEQELQNRSKVRYLDVFKTKEIRLAFLAGAGLQAFQQFTGINTVMYYSPTIVQMAGFESNQLALLLSLIVAGMNAAGTILGIYLIDHVGRTKLALASLSGVFVSLLILSGAFFAESSNSTNALYGWIAVLGLALYIGFFSPGMGPVPWTVNSEIYPEAYRGMCGGMAATVNWISNLIVAQSFLSLAEAAGTGATFLILAGIAAVAFVFVIVYVPETQGLTFEEVEKIWKERAWGRDRQDAERLLEQGNES; from the exons ATGGCATTGGTTGGTGCAATTATTGGAGCGGCAGCAGGGGGTTGGATAAATGATTATTATGGACGTAAGAAGGCTACTCTTATTGCAGACGTAGTGTTTGCTCTTGGATCAGTTGTCATGGCTGCTGCACCAGATCCATATGTTCTTATATTTGGACGGCTTCTTGCTGGCCTGGGTATTGGTGTAGCATCTGTCACTGCTCCTGTATATATTGCAGAAGCATCACCATCAGAAATAAGGGGAGGACTAGTGAGCACAAATGTGCTTATGATAACTGGTGGACAATTTATTTCCTACCTTGTAAATCTTGCTTTTACGGAG GTCCCTGGGACATGGCGATGGATGCTTGGAGTTTCAGGTATCCCAGCTGTCATTCAGTTCTCTCTTATGCTTTTTATGCCAGAGTCCCCCCGATGGCTTTTTATGAAG GATGATAGATCTAAAGCTATTGACGTGCTTTCTAAAATTTACAACTTCGCTCGCTTAGAGGATGAAATTGACTACCTTACTGCTCAATTAGAGCAAGAACTCCAGAATCGGAGTAAAGTCAGATACTtggatgtttttaaaacaaaagaaatcagGCTTGCGTTTCTGGCTGGGGCTGGACTACAG GCATTTCAGCAGTTTACTGGTATCAACACAGTCATGTACTACAGCCCAACAATTGTCCAGATGGCCGGCTTCGAATCCAATCAGTTGGCTCTTCTCCTGTCCCTCATTGTTGCTGGTATGAATGCTGCTGGGACAATTCTAGGCATTTACCTTATTGACCATGTTGGACGGACAAAGTTGGCCCTCGCAAGCTTATCTGGTGTATTTGTATCCCTTCTCATCCTTTCTGGAGCATTTTTTGCTGAATCATCAAATTCTACAAATGCACTCTATGGATGGATTGCAGTTTTAGGGTTAGCTCTCTACATTGGTTTCTTCTCACCTGGGATGGGGCCTGTGCCTTGGACTGTGAACTCAGAGATATATCCTGAAGCCTATCGTGGAATGTGTGGGGGTATGGCAGCTACCGTGAATTGGATTTCGAATCTAATCGTGGCTCAGAGTTTTCTTTCACTTGCTGAAGCTGCCGGGACTGGTGCGACTTTCTTGATTCTTGCTGGCATAGCTGCAGTTGCATTCGTATTTGTGATTGTGTATGTACCGGAAACACAGGGATTGACATTTGAGGAAGTGGAGAAAATCTGGAAGGAGAGGGCATGGGGCAGAGATCGTCAAGATGCAGAAAGACTTCTTGAGCAGGGTAATGAATCATAG